In Gallus gallus isolate bGalGal1 chromosome 8, bGalGal1.mat.broiler.GRCg7b, whole genome shotgun sequence, one DNA window encodes the following:
- the TMEM121 gene encoding transmembrane protein 121: MVLPPPDKRHVCLTTIVIMTSMAFMDAYLVEQNQGPRKIGVCIIVLVGDICFLIVLRYVAVWVGAEVKTAKRGYAMILWFLYIFVLEIKLYFIFQNYKADKKNLETVARKALTLLLSICVPGLYLVLVALDSMEYIRTFRKKEDLRGRLFWVALDLLDILDIQANLWEPHRTGLPIWAEGLMFFYCYILLLILPCVSLSEISMQGEHIAPQKMMLYPVLSLVTINIVTIFIRAINMVLFQDSRVSTIFIGKNIIAIATKACTFLEYKRQVKEFPQNAIALELQQNSLSHNQTLHSTQGIPHEPSPTSEILDT, encoded by the coding sequence ATGGTGCTGCCACCACCCGACAAGCGCCATGTCTGCCTGACCACCATCGTCATCATGACCAGCATGGCCTTCATGGATGCCTACCTGGTGGAGCAGAACCAGGGCCCTCGCAAGATTGGGGTCTGCATCATCGTGCTGGTGGGGGACATCTGCTTCCTTATCGTGCTGCGCTACGTCGCGGTGTGGGTTGGTGCGGAGGTGAAGACAGCCAAGCGGGGCTATGCCATGATCCTGTGGTTCCTGTACATCTTCGTGCTGGAGATCAAACTCTATTTCATCTTCCAGAACTACAAAGCGGACAAGAAGAACCTGGAGACGGTGGCCAGGAAGGCCCTGACGCTACTGCTCTCCATCTGCGTGCCGGGGCTCTACCTGGTGCTGGTGGCCTTGGACAGTATGGAGTACATACGGACCTTTCGGAAGAAAGAGGACTTGCGGGGACGCCTCTTCTGGGTGGCCCTCGACCTGCTGGACATCTTGGACATCCAGGCCAACCTATGGGAGCCGCACAGGACCGGCCTGCCCATCTGGGCGGAGGGGCTCATGTTCTTCTATTGCTACATCCTCCTCCTGATCCTGCCTTGTGTGTCCCTCAGTGAGATCAGCATGCAAGGGGAGCACATTGCCCCGCAGAAGATGATGCTCTACCCCGTCCTCAGCCTGGTCACCATTAATATCGTCACTATTTTCATCCGGGCCATCAATATGGTCTTGTTCCAGGACAGCAGGGTCTCCACCATCTTTATTGGCAAGAACATCATTGCCATTGCCACCAAGGCGTGCACCTTCCTGGAGTACAAGAGGCAGGTGAAAGAGTTCCCCCAGAACGCCATCGCCCTGGAGCTCCAGCAGAACTCCCTGTCCCACAACCAGACCCTCCACAGCACGCAGGGCATCCCCCACGAGCCATCACCCACCAGCGAGATCCTGGACACATGA